A genomic window from Streptomyces sp. 846.5 includes:
- a CDS encoding VOC family protein: MKPLAVHHVSVTVTDLDAAVAFYTEVLGLTVRPDRPTSIGPGAWLDAGGQQVHLIAGTPPPAHGQHFALLVDDLEAAVAQVREAGFAVSEPVAIGAAFQAFLVDPSGNAIELHGLRRNRSS; this comes from the coding sequence ATGAAACCCCTGGCCGTCCACCATGTATCTGTCACTGTCACGGACCTGGACGCAGCGGTCGCCTTCTACACCGAGGTCCTCGGGCTGACGGTCCGTCCGGACCGACCGACGTCCATCGGCCCCGGGGCCTGGCTCGACGCGGGCGGCCAGCAGGTCCACCTCATCGCGGGAACGCCCCCTCCCGCCCACGGACAGCACTTCGCCCTGCTGGTCGACGACCTGGAGGCGGCGGTCGCGCAGGTGCGCGAAGCGGGCTTCGCGGTCAGCGAACCGGTGGCGATCGGCGCCGCCTTCCAGGCCTTCCTCGTCGACCCCTCCGGCAACGCCATCGAGCTGCACGGGCTGCGCCGGAACCGCAGCAGCTGA
- a CDS encoding LacI family DNA-binding transcriptional regulator, with product MRHRYTIREIARQAGLSTATVDRVLNQRGNVTESTVREVHEAVKDLDRQQSQVRLGGRTFMIDIVMQTPERFSSAVRDALEAELPSLHPALVRSRFHFRETCPPGELVGILDRIAKRGSQGVILKAPDEPEIAAAVGRLVAAGIPVVTLVTDLPHSARLAYVGIDNRAAGATAAYLLGRWLGDRPGHVLTTVSRGSFRGEEEREMGFRSAMRLAEPRRSLVEVTDSDGLDATQYDLVVEALERDKDIVAVYSVGGGNLATLDAFEALGRECAVFIAHDLDHDNTRLLRERRLSAVLHHDLRQDMRRACQTIMRAHQALPDDGPSLPSAIQVVTPFNMPPDAATVPVLD from the coding sequence ATGCGACACCGCTACACGATCAGGGAAATCGCCCGTCAGGCCGGACTGAGCACGGCCACGGTGGACCGTGTCCTCAATCAGCGCGGCAACGTGACGGAGAGCACCGTCAGGGAGGTGCACGAGGCCGTCAAGGACCTGGACCGGCAGCAGAGCCAGGTCCGGCTCGGGGGCCGCACCTTCATGATCGATATCGTGATGCAGACCCCGGAGCGGTTCTCCAGTGCGGTGCGGGACGCGCTCGAGGCCGAACTGCCCTCCCTGCACCCCGCTCTGGTGCGCTCGCGCTTCCACTTCCGTGAGACCTGCCCTCCCGGTGAGCTGGTCGGCATCCTGGACAGGATCGCCAAGCGCGGTTCGCAGGGCGTGATCCTCAAGGCCCCGGACGAACCGGAGATCGCGGCCGCCGTCGGACGGCTCGTCGCGGCAGGCATCCCCGTCGTCACCCTGGTGACCGACCTGCCCCACAGTGCGCGGCTGGCGTACGTCGGCATCGACAACCGCGCGGCGGGCGCCACCGCCGCCTACCTCCTCGGGCGGTGGCTCGGCGATCGGCCCGGCCATGTGCTCACCACGGTCAGCCGCGGCTCCTTCCGGGGTGAGGAGGAGCGCGAGATGGGCTTCCGCAGTGCCATGCGGCTTGCCGAGCCACGACGCTCCCTGGTGGAGGTCACCGACAGCGACGGCCTCGACGCCACCCAGTACGACCTCGTTGTCGAGGCACTCGAACGCGACAAGGACATCGTCGCCGTCTACTCGGTGGGCGGGGGCAACCTGGCGACCCTCGACGCCTTCGAGGCGCTCGGGCGGGAGTGCGCGGTGTTCATCGCCCACGACCTCGACCACGACAACACCCGCCTGCTGCGCGAACGCCGCCTCTCCGCGGTCCTCCACCACGACCTGCGCCAGGACATGCGTCGGGCCTGCCAGACCATCATGCGCGCGCACCAGGCCCTGCCCGACGACGGCCCCTCGCTGCCCTCGGCGATCCAGGTGGTCACGCCGTTCAACATGCCACCGGACGCCGCGACCGTGCCGGTCCTCGACTGA
- a CDS encoding substrate-binding domain-containing protein, with translation MNRSQRSTRGTVLVAAAAATALLAAGCSSTGGAKATSNSTGISAGKATTAHMTFAMVTHAAAGDTFWDIVRKGAEAAAAKDNVTLLYSNDPVASKQAALISNAIASKVDGIALTLSTPDSIIPVAKQAEAAGIPVDAFNQGENYWQQAGAIGYFGSDEKVAGAALGERLNTLSAKHDLCVIQQQGSVALEDRCAGVKSTFKGTTDTIYVNGADMSSVLSTLEAKLRQDTSIDQVTALGAPIALTALQAISAASSSAKVNTFDLSKDAAADIKSGKIEFSVDQQPYLEGYLAIDALWLDKVNGNTIGGGKVTLTGPAFVDSTNIASVYQYAQNGTR, from the coding sequence ATGAACCGTTCGCAGAGATCCACCCGCGGGACCGTCCTCGTCGCCGCAGCAGCGGCAACTGCCCTGCTGGCCGCCGGGTGCAGCAGCACCGGCGGCGCCAAGGCCACGTCGAACTCGACCGGCATCTCCGCCGGCAAGGCCACCACCGCCCACATGACCTTCGCGATGGTCACCCACGCCGCGGCCGGCGACACCTTCTGGGACATCGTGCGCAAGGGCGCCGAGGCCGCCGCCGCCAAGGACAACGTCACCCTGCTCTACTCCAACGACCCGGTCGCCTCCAAGCAGGCCGCGCTGATCAGCAACGCCATCGCCTCCAAGGTCGACGGGATCGCGCTCACCCTGTCCACCCCCGACTCCATCATCCCGGTGGCCAAGCAGGCCGAGGCCGCGGGGATCCCGGTGGACGCCTTCAACCAGGGCGAGAACTACTGGCAGCAGGCGGGCGCGATCGGCTACTTCGGCTCGGACGAGAAGGTCGCCGGCGCCGCCCTGGGCGAGCGGCTGAACACCCTGTCCGCCAAGCACGACCTCTGCGTCATCCAGCAGCAGGGCTCCGTCGCCCTGGAGGACCGCTGCGCGGGCGTGAAGTCCACCTTCAAGGGCACCACCGACACCATCTACGTCAACGGCGCGGACATGTCCTCGGTGCTGTCGACCCTGGAGGCCAAGCTCCGCCAGGACACCAGCATCGACCAGGTCACCGCGCTGGGCGCGCCCATCGCCCTGACCGCGCTGCAGGCGATCAGCGCCGCGAGCAGCAGCGCCAAGGTCAACACCTTCGACCTGAGCAAGGACGCGGCGGCCGACATCAAGTCCGGGAAGATCGAGTTCTCGGTCGACCAGCAGCCGTACCTGGAGGGCTACCTCGCCATCGACGCGCTGTGGCTCGACAAGGTCAACGGCAACACCATCGGCGGCGGCAAGGTGACGCTGACCGGCCCGGCGTTCGTCGACTCCACGAACATCGCCTCGGTCTACCAGTACGCGCAGAACGGTACGAGGTGA
- the iolG gene encoding inositol 2-dehydrogenase: MMHRQLRTALVGLGRMGRIHAGNLAGRCPSAQLACVVDASPEAARRVAEELGVRWTTSYEDVLADGAVDAVAIATPTGSHAELSVQAAKAGKHVFCEKPLSLDRQAAVDTIEAVRATGVAFQVGFHRRFDPDWAAAAARMHAGELGQVHLFRTSLRDMTPPKAEFLGGSGGFFVDMTIHDLDTARWMVGEIVEVTAQGAVLTDPAIAEIGDLDTAVVLLRFENGALGVIDNSRAAGYGYECSTEVMGSRATVRIDNPHHRNYEWRTPGWSSRDLVRDFEQRYPYAYAEELEAFARCALQGTPPAVGGEDALAAFDLAQAADLSWREGRTVRLTPLRTADGVRYETATPDGR; encoded by the coding sequence ATGATGCATCGTCAGCTGCGGACCGCGCTCGTCGGTCTGGGCCGCATGGGCCGCATCCACGCCGGCAACCTGGCCGGCCGCTGCCCCTCGGCGCAACTGGCCTGCGTGGTCGACGCCTCGCCCGAGGCCGCCCGCCGGGTCGCCGAGGAGCTGGGCGTCCGGTGGACCACCTCCTACGAGGACGTGCTCGCCGACGGCGCCGTCGACGCGGTCGCGATCGCCACCCCCACCGGCAGCCACGCCGAGCTGAGCGTGCAGGCCGCCAAGGCCGGCAAGCACGTCTTCTGCGAGAAGCCCCTCTCACTGGACCGGCAGGCCGCCGTCGACACCATCGAGGCGGTGCGCGCCACCGGAGTGGCCTTCCAGGTCGGCTTCCACCGCCGGTTCGACCCGGACTGGGCGGCCGCCGCGGCGCGGATGCACGCCGGCGAGCTGGGCCAGGTCCATCTGTTCCGCACCTCGCTGCGGGACATGACACCACCGAAGGCGGAGTTCCTGGGCGGCTCCGGCGGCTTCTTCGTCGACATGACCATCCACGACCTGGACACCGCCCGCTGGATGGTCGGCGAGATCGTCGAGGTGACCGCACAGGGCGCCGTGCTGACCGACCCCGCCATCGCCGAGATCGGCGACCTGGACACCGCGGTGGTGCTGCTGCGCTTCGAGAACGGCGCCCTGGGCGTCATCGACAACAGCCGCGCCGCCGGGTACGGCTACGAGTGCTCCACGGAGGTGATGGGCAGCAGGGCCACCGTCCGCATCGACAACCCGCACCACCGCAACTACGAGTGGCGCACCCCGGGGTGGAGCTCCCGCGACCTGGTGCGCGACTTCGAGCAGCGCTACCCCTACGCCTACGCCGAGGAGCTGGAGGCATTCGCACGCTGTGCCCTGCAGGGCACACCGCCGGCGGTCGGCGGAGAGGACGCCCTGGCCGCCTTCGACCTGGCCCAGGCCGCCGACCTCTCCTGGCGCGAGGGCCGCACGGTACGGCTCACCCCGCTCCGCACCGCGGACGGCGTACGCTACGAAACGGCCACTCCTGACGGAAGATAG
- a CDS encoding Gfo/Idh/MocA family oxidoreductase produces the protein MTVRIGVIGTGNIGSDHIRRLTRVCTGARVTAVTDIDAVRAAEVAAEYGAHALATGREVVRHGEVDAVLVASWGPTHAEYVLDAIAAGKPVFCEKPLATTAEDCLRIVEAEIGYGARLVQVGFMRRYDAGYRALRQALTAGTVGTPLMAHCVHRNPAVPGNYTSDMAIQDTAVHEIDVLRWLLDDEITSAQVLTPRRTRHARQELQDPQILLLETAGGVRIDVEVFVNCRYGYDIQCQIVGEDGTASLPDPAQPVLRTEGQLRSGILQDWRDRFVNAYDIEIQEWVDSVAAGTVSGPTSWDGYAASVITDAGVEALHSGRIVPVSIKDRPAFYA, from the coding sequence ATGACCGTCAGGATCGGTGTCATCGGCACCGGCAACATCGGCTCCGACCACATCCGCCGGCTGACCCGGGTGTGCACCGGCGCCCGGGTCACCGCGGTCACCGACATCGACGCCGTGCGCGCCGCCGAGGTCGCCGCCGAGTACGGCGCGCACGCCCTGGCCACCGGCCGGGAGGTGGTCCGGCACGGCGAGGTCGACGCCGTGCTGGTGGCCTCCTGGGGCCCCACCCACGCCGAGTACGTGCTCGACGCCATCGCCGCGGGCAAGCCGGTGTTCTGTGAGAAGCCCCTGGCCACCACCGCCGAGGACTGCCTGCGCATCGTCGAGGCCGAGATCGGGTACGGCGCCCGCCTGGTCCAGGTCGGCTTCATGCGCCGCTACGACGCCGGGTACCGGGCCCTGCGCCAGGCCCTGACCGCCGGCACCGTCGGCACCCCGCTGATGGCGCACTGCGTGCACCGCAACCCCGCCGTGCCCGGGAACTACACCTCGGACATGGCGATCCAGGACACCGCCGTGCACGAGATCGACGTACTGCGCTGGCTGCTGGACGACGAGATCACCTCCGCACAGGTGCTCACCCCGCGGCGCACCCGGCACGCACGCCAGGAGCTGCAGGACCCGCAGATCCTGCTCCTGGAGACCGCCGGCGGCGTCCGGATCGACGTCGAGGTATTCGTCAACTGCCGCTACGGCTACGACATCCAGTGCCAGATCGTCGGCGAGGACGGCACCGCCTCGCTGCCCGACCCGGCGCAGCCGGTGCTGCGCACCGAGGGACAGCTGCGCTCCGGGATCCTCCAAGACTGGCGGGACCGCTTCGTGAACGCCTACGACATCGAGATCCAGGAGTGGGTGGACTCGGTGGCCGCGGGAACGGTCTCGGGCCCCACCTCCTGGGACGGCTACGCGGCGTCGGTGATCACCGACGCCGGGGTCGAGGCACTGCACTCCGGCCGGATCGTCCCGGTCTCCATCAAGGACCGTCCCGCGTTCTACGCCTGA
- a CDS encoding phytanoyl-CoA dioxygenase family protein, with product MSPITAGARTWLTEADCDLDVFRSLVEQSTDPADHPSAERVEQNVPLYDSDRLRSLATTSEGRRGVQEELVRALLEGPGIVVLKRAFVDRAVVEAASEAFRALIEEERATGAARGDHFAKPGANDRVWNALDKVAVRAPEVFADYYANDVLELVAEAWLGPAYQVTSQLNVVNPGGAAQHVHRDYHLGFLSQEHAAAYPAQVHRLSPLLTLQGAVAHCDMPVESGPTLYLPHSQTYEPGYLAWRLPQFVEYFGTHHVQLPLDKGDAVFFNPALFHAAGHNRSADIRRMANLLQISSAFGRAMETVDREAMANALFPVLLRRKSEGASEDWLRRVIAATAEGYPFPTDLDLDPPVEGLAPPSQADTVRQAVAEDWDPERLRRELRAAADRRRR from the coding sequence ATGTCTCCCATCACTGCGGGAGCGCGAACGTGGCTGACCGAGGCGGACTGCGATCTCGACGTGTTCCGCTCACTCGTGGAACAGAGCACGGACCCCGCCGACCACCCCTCGGCCGAGCGCGTCGAACAGAACGTCCCGCTCTACGACAGCGATCGGCTCCGCTCACTGGCGACCACCTCGGAGGGCCGCCGGGGCGTGCAGGAGGAGCTGGTCCGGGCTCTGCTGGAGGGGCCCGGCATCGTGGTCCTCAAGCGCGCCTTCGTCGACAGGGCCGTCGTGGAAGCGGCCTCCGAGGCCTTCCGCGCGCTGATCGAGGAGGAGCGCGCCACCGGAGCGGCCCGCGGTGACCACTTCGCCAAGCCCGGCGCGAACGACCGCGTCTGGAACGCCCTGGACAAGGTGGCCGTGCGGGCGCCCGAGGTGTTCGCCGACTACTACGCCAACGATGTCCTGGAGCTCGTCGCGGAGGCCTGGCTCGGCCCCGCCTACCAGGTGACCTCCCAGCTCAACGTGGTCAACCCGGGCGGCGCGGCGCAGCACGTCCACCGCGACTACCACCTCGGCTTCCTCTCCCAGGAGCACGCCGCCGCCTACCCGGCGCAGGTCCACCGCCTGTCGCCGCTGCTCACCCTGCAGGGCGCGGTGGCCCACTGCGACATGCCCGTCGAGTCCGGCCCGACCCTGTACCTGCCGCACTCGCAGACGTACGAGCCCGGGTACCTGGCCTGGCGGCTGCCGCAGTTCGTCGAGTACTTCGGCACGCACCACGTCCAGCTCCCGCTGGACAAGGGCGACGCGGTCTTCTTCAACCCGGCGCTCTTCCACGCCGCCGGACACAACCGCTCGGCCGACATCAGGCGGATGGCCAATCTGCTGCAGATCTCCTCCGCCTTCGGCCGCGCGATGGAGACGGTGGACCGTGAGGCGATGGCGAACGCGCTGTTCCCGGTGCTGCTGCGGCGCAAGTCCGAGGGCGCCTCGGAGGACTGGCTGCGCCGCGTGATCGCGGCCACCGCCGAGGGCTACCCCTTCCCCACCGACCTCGATCTGGATCCGCCGGTCGAGGGGCTGGCCCCGCCCTCCCAGGCGGACACCGTCCGGCAGGCCGTCGCCGAGGACTGGGACCCCGAGCGGCTGCGCCGCGAACTGCGGGCGGCCGCCGACCGCCGCCGGCGCTGA
- a CDS encoding TIM barrel protein → MTSTPNKLILGSAPDSWGVWFPEDEHQLPYRRFLDELVEAGYDWLELGPYGYLPTDPEQLADEVGGRGLRVSGGTVFGALHRADQWDEMLATTRRVAELTAAAGAHHLVFIPPLFRAEKGGAFLEPPVLGDDSWTVLTRAADALGRIISEEYDVRLCLHPHADSHIQTQPEIERFLEGTDPQYVSLCLDTGHVVYGGGDNLDLIRRYPERIGYVHIKQMDPDVLAAVVAEDLSFGEAVKRGVCVEPPAGVPEIGPVTEALAGLDAPLFVIVEQDLYPCAPDVPLPIAVRTRKFLGGCGLGAAGTRIG, encoded by the coding sequence ATGACGAGCACACCCAACAAGCTCATCCTGGGCTCGGCCCCCGACTCCTGGGGCGTCTGGTTCCCCGAGGACGAGCACCAGCTGCCGTACCGGCGCTTCCTGGACGAGCTCGTCGAGGCCGGCTACGACTGGCTGGAGCTCGGCCCGTACGGCTACCTGCCGACCGATCCCGAGCAGCTCGCCGACGAGGTCGGCGGCCGGGGGCTGCGGGTCTCCGGCGGCACGGTCTTCGGCGCCCTGCACCGGGCCGACCAGTGGGACGAGATGCTCGCCACCACCCGCCGGGTCGCCGAGCTGACCGCCGCGGCCGGCGCGCACCACCTGGTCTTCATCCCGCCGCTGTTCCGCGCCGAGAAGGGCGGCGCCTTCCTGGAGCCGCCCGTGCTCGGCGACGACAGCTGGACCGTGCTCACCCGGGCCGCCGACGCGCTGGGCCGGATCATCAGCGAGGAGTACGACGTCCGGCTCTGCCTGCACCCGCACGCCGACAGCCACATCCAGACCCAGCCGGAGATCGAGCGCTTCCTGGAGGGCACCGACCCGCAGTACGTCTCGCTCTGCCTGGACACCGGGCACGTCGTGTACGGGGGCGGCGACAACCTGGACCTGATCCGCAGGTATCCCGAGCGGATCGGCTACGTCCACATCAAGCAGATGGACCCCGACGTGCTGGCCGCCGTCGTGGCCGAGGACCTCTCCTTCGGCGAGGCGGTCAAACGCGGAGTCTGCGTCGAACCCCCCGCCGGAGTACCGGAGATCGGCCCGGTCACCGAGGCGCTGGCCGGCCTCGACGCCCCGCTGTTCGTCATCGTCGAGCAGGACCTCTACCCCTGCGCCCCGGACGTGCCGCTGCCGATCGCGGTCCGCACCAGGAAGTTCCTGGGCGGTTGCGGACTCGGCGCGGCCGGCACCCGGATCGGCTGA
- a CDS encoding CoA-acylating methylmalonate-semialdehyde dehydrogenase yields the protein MRTIEHWIGGSTTSAGSTRTAPVWDPATGEQQAQVLLAEPSDVDTAVAAASKAFESWGDVSLSRRTRVMFRMRELLERHEGELARIVASEHGKVVSDARGEIIRGREVVEYACGISSALKGGYSDQVSTDVDAYTFRQPLGVCAGITPFNFPVMVPLWMHPLAIACGNTFVLKPSERDPSASLFVAQLYADAGLPDGVFNVVNGDKTAVDAVLDHPGVAAVSFVGSTPIARYVHDRAAASGKRVQALGGAKNHAVVLPDADLDYAADHLTAAAFGSAGQRCMAISVAVAVGAAGDALVPLLAEKARAVRVGPGQDPASEMGPLVTPQARARVTEAVATGDAQGAVVVVDGRDLEVAGHAGGFFVGPTLLDRVTDRMDVYRDEVFGPVLVVVRVDSLDEALRLINANPYGNGTAIFTSDGESARRFQRQVRVGMIGINVPIPVPMAHFSFGGWKDSLFGDTHVHGPEGVVFYTQGKVVTSRWPHVQRPLEAAFNFPTAH from the coding sequence GTGAGAACCATCGAACACTGGATCGGCGGAAGCACCACCTCCGCCGGCTCGACCCGCACCGCCCCGGTGTGGGACCCGGCCACCGGGGAGCAGCAGGCACAGGTGCTGCTCGCCGAGCCCTCCGACGTGGACACCGCGGTCGCCGCCGCGAGCAAGGCGTTCGAGTCCTGGGGCGACGTCTCGCTGAGCCGCCGCACCCGGGTCATGTTCAGGATGCGCGAACTGCTGGAGCGTCACGAGGGCGAGCTGGCCCGGATCGTCGCCTCCGAGCACGGCAAGGTGGTCTCCGACGCCCGGGGCGAGATCATCCGGGGCCGCGAGGTGGTCGAGTACGCCTGCGGGATCTCCAGCGCGCTCAAGGGCGGCTACTCCGACCAGGTCTCCACCGACGTCGACGCCTACACCTTCCGCCAGCCGCTGGGCGTCTGCGCCGGCATCACCCCGTTCAACTTCCCGGTGATGGTGCCGCTGTGGATGCACCCGCTGGCCATCGCCTGCGGCAACACCTTCGTGCTCAAGCCCAGCGAGCGCGACCCCTCGGCCTCGCTGTTCGTGGCCCAGCTCTACGCCGACGCGGGGCTTCCCGACGGCGTCTTCAACGTCGTCAACGGCGACAAGACCGCCGTGGACGCCGTCCTGGACCACCCCGGGGTCGCGGCGGTGTCGTTCGTGGGCTCGACCCCGATCGCCCGTTACGTGCACGACCGCGCCGCTGCCTCCGGCAAGCGGGTGCAGGCGCTCGGCGGCGCCAAGAACCACGCCGTGGTTCTGCCCGACGCCGACCTGGACTACGCGGCCGACCACCTGACCGCCGCCGCCTTCGGCTCGGCCGGCCAGCGCTGCATGGCGATCTCGGTCGCGGTGGCCGTCGGCGCCGCCGGGGACGCGCTGGTGCCGCTGCTCGCCGAGAAGGCACGGGCGGTCCGGGTCGGCCCCGGCCAGGACCCGGCCAGCGAGATGGGCCCGCTGGTCACCCCGCAGGCCAGGGCGCGGGTCACCGAGGCCGTCGCGACCGGCGACGCCCAGGGCGCGGTGGTCGTCGTCGACGGCCGCGACCTGGAGGTGGCCGGTCACGCGGGCGGCTTCTTCGTCGGGCCGACGCTGCTGGACCGGGTGACCGACCGGATGGACGTCTACCGGGACGAGGTCTTCGGTCCGGTCCTGGTGGTCGTCCGGGTCGACTCGCTGGACGAGGCGCTGCGGCTGATCAACGCGAACCCGTACGGCAACGGCACGGCCATCTTCACCTCCGACGGCGAGTCGGCCCGGCGCTTCCAGCGCCAGGTGAGGGTCGGCATGATCGGCATCAATGTGCCGATCCCGGTGCCGATGGCGCACTTCTCCTTCGGCGGCTGGAAGGACTCGCTGTTCGGGGACACCCACGTCCACGGCCCCGAGGGCGTCGTCTTCTACACCCAGGGCAAGGTCGTCACCAGCCGCTGGCCGCACGTGCAGCGCCCGCTGGAGGCGGCGTTCAACTTCCCCACCGCCCACTGA
- a CDS encoding ABC transporter permease: MTAPVTTPSPPPAAAPRGLAGRDSQRSLLHRFLARPEVGALVGAIAVYAFFWAVAPSFRPAGSLSLVLYQASTLGLMALPVGLLMIGGEFDLSAGVAVTTSSLAASMFSYQLTTNVWVGVSLALVLSLAIGLFNGVMLVKTKLPSFLVTLGTFLMLQGLNIAITKLITGNVATNDISDMAGFKTAHAVFAADIHIGGVAVKVTVFWWLGFVALGSWMLLRTKFGNWVFAVGGQKDSARAVGVPVARTKIILFMLVGLGAWFVGMHNLFQFNSIQSGTGIGNELLYIVAAVIGGCLLTGGFGSVVGPAIGAFIFGMVSQGIVFAGWDANWFQFFLGLMLLGAMLLNTWVQRQAARR; this comes from the coding sequence ATGACTGCCCCTGTCACCACGCCGAGCCCACCCCCGGCCGCCGCGCCGCGGGGGCTCGCCGGGCGCGACTCCCAGCGCTCGCTGCTGCACCGCTTCCTGGCCCGCCCCGAGGTCGGCGCCCTGGTCGGCGCGATCGCCGTCTACGCCTTCTTCTGGGCGGTCGCCCCCTCCTTCCGACCCGCGGGCTCGCTCTCGCTGGTGCTCTACCAGGCCTCCACCCTGGGCCTGATGGCACTGCCGGTGGGACTGCTGATGATCGGCGGAGAGTTCGACCTCTCCGCCGGCGTCGCGGTCACCACCTCGTCGCTGGCCGCGAGCATGTTCAGCTACCAGCTGACCACCAACGTCTGGGTCGGCGTCAGCCTCGCGCTGGTGCTGTCCCTGGCGATCGGGCTCTTCAACGGCGTCATGCTGGTCAAGACGAAACTCCCGAGCTTCCTGGTCACCCTGGGCACCTTCCTGATGCTCCAGGGCCTGAACATCGCGATCACCAAGCTGATCACCGGCAATGTGGCCACCAACGACATCTCCGACATGGCCGGCTTCAAGACGGCGCACGCCGTCTTCGCCGCCGACATCCACATCGGCGGGGTCGCGGTGAAGGTCACCGTCTTCTGGTGGCTCGGGTTCGTCGCCCTGGGCAGCTGGATGCTGCTGCGCACCAAGTTCGGCAACTGGGTCTTCGCCGTCGGCGGCCAGAAGGACAGCGCCAGGGCCGTCGGCGTCCCGGTGGCCCGCACCAAGATCATCCTCTTTATGCTGGTCGGCCTGGGCGCCTGGTTCGTCGGCATGCACAACCTCTTCCAGTTCAACTCGATCCAGTCCGGCACCGGCATCGGCAACGAACTGCTGTACATCGTCGCCGCGGTGATCGGAGGCTGCCTGCTCACCGGCGGGTTCGGCTCCGTGGTCGGCCCCGCCATCGGCGCCTTCATCTTCGGCATGGTGTCGCAGGGCATCGTCTTCGCCGGCTGGGACGCCAACTGGTTCCAGTTCTTCCTCGGCCTGATGCTGCTGGGCGCGATGCTGCTCAACACCTGGGTCCAACGCCAAGCAGCCCGAAGGTAG
- a CDS encoding ATP-binding cassette domain-containing protein, protein MTTVPNNSQPTAGQREDGQPIVELHGVGKLYGNIRALRGIDLTVTPGKVTCVLGDNGAGKSTLIKVVSGLHRHDEGEYLIDGKAVHLDSPREALDRGIGTVYQDLAVVPLMPVWRNFFLGSEMTRQRWPVRRLDIERMKKIADEELCAMGIELNDLDQPIGTLSGGQRQCVAIARAVYFGARVLILDEPTAALGVKQSGVVLKYIAAARDRGLGVIFITHNPHHAYMVGDRFTVLRLGALELDADRSEVSLEELTNHMAGGAELAALKHELAQVRGVETEGLPEASELSAPLPQLEKGSHA, encoded by the coding sequence GTGACCACAGTGCCGAACAACTCCCAGCCCACGGCCGGGCAGCGCGAGGATGGACAGCCCATCGTCGAACTGCACGGCGTGGGGAAGCTCTACGGCAACATCCGCGCGCTGCGCGGGATCGACCTCACCGTCACCCCCGGCAAGGTGACCTGCGTCCTGGGCGACAACGGGGCCGGCAAGTCCACCCTGATCAAGGTCGTCTCCGGCCTGCACCGGCACGACGAGGGCGAGTACCTGATCGACGGTAAGGCGGTGCACCTCGACTCGCCGCGCGAGGCCCTGGACCGGGGCATCGGCACCGTCTACCAGGACCTGGCCGTCGTCCCGCTGATGCCGGTGTGGCGGAACTTCTTCCTCGGCTCCGAGATGACGCGGCAGCGCTGGCCGGTGCGCCGGCTGGACATCGAGCGGATGAAGAAGATCGCCGACGAGGAACTGTGCGCGATGGGCATCGAGCTCAACGACCTCGACCAGCCCATCGGCACGCTCTCGGGCGGCCAGCGCCAGTGCGTGGCGATCGCCCGCGCGGTCTACTTCGGCGCCCGGGTGCTGATCCTGGACGAGCCCACCGCGGCGCTCGGCGTCAAGCAGTCCGGGGTGGTGCTGAAGTACATCGCAGCGGCCCGCGACCGCGGTCTCGGCGTCATCTTCATCACCCACAACCCGCACCACGCCTACATGGTCGGCGACCGCTTCACCGTGCTCCGTCTCGGCGCCCTGGAACTGGACGCCGACCGCAGCGAGGTGAGCCTCGAAGAACTCACCAACCACATGGCGGGCGGGGCCGAACTCGCGGCGCTCAAGCACGAGTTGGCCCAGGTCCGCGGCGTCGAGACCGAGGGGCTCCCGGAAGCCTCGGAGCTCTCCGCGCCGCTCCCGCAACTGGAGAAGGGCAGCCACGCATGA